Proteins encoded in a region of the Diadema setosum chromosome 7, eeDiaSeto1, whole genome shotgun sequence genome:
- the LOC140231301 gene encoding G2/mitotic-specific cyclin-B-like: MALRTNNANVNLYGGGKLFSVNNENASARLGAKSMAAKPTQRAALGNISNVARTTHAAGKKVVKKDTKPKALVKSKATSSLQSVVNLPVDNRPKDVCRSLSPEPMDAMEVDSAIEAFSQQLVALQVEDIDREDGDNPQLCSEYAKEIYIYMRQLERQFSVPEGYLDRDDTLITGRMRLILVDWLVQVHLRFHLLQETLFLTIQLIDRFLAEHTVSKGKLQLVGVTAMFVASKYEEMYPPEINDFVYITDNAYTKTQIRQMEVIMLKGLNFALGKPLCLHFLRRNSKAAGVDAQKHTLAKYLMELTLPEYDMVKYDPSEIAAAAIYLSMTLLDPDSRWCSKMAHYSMYSEEHLTPIVRKLAKIVCKDDSTSQKYSAVKTKYASNKFMKISTIPELKSSLIKRLAEES, from the exons ATGGCACTTCGAACAAACAACGCAAAT GTGAACCTCTATGGTGGTGGTAAACTGTTCAGCGTCAACAACGAAAATGCCAGTGCAAGGTTGGGCGCTAAGTCCATGGCCGCCAAACCCACCCAGAGGGCTGCCCTTGGAAACATCAGCAATGTGGCCAGGACAACGCATGCTGCAGGCAAAAAG GTGGTCAAAAAAGACACAAAGCCAAAAGCGCTGGTCAAATCCAAAGCAACCTCTTCTCTGCAATCGGTGGTCAACCTGCCTGTGGACAATAGGCCCAAAGATGTTTGCCGGTCACTCTCGCCTGAGCCAATGGATGCCATGGAGGTTGACTCTGCCATAGAAGCATTCTCACAACAGCTTGTTGCA CTTCAAGTTGAGGACATTGACCGCGAAGACGGGGACAACCCTCAGCTGTGCAGCGAATATGCCAAGGAGATTTACATCTACATGAGGCAGCTGGAGCGGCAGTTCTCCGTCCCCGAGGGCTACCTCGACCGCGACGACACGCTGATCACGGGTCGCATGCGCCTCATTCTGGTCGACTGGTTGGTGCAGGTTCATCTTCGGTTCCACCTCCTCCAGGAGACTCTCTTCCTCACCATCCAGCTCATAGACAGGTTTCTTGCG GAGCACACCGTGTCAAAGGGTAAACTACAGCTTGTTGGAGTGACCGCCATGTTTGTTGCCAGCAAGTACGAGGAAATGTACCCCCCAGAGATCAACGACTTTGTCTATATCACCGACAATGCCTACACAAAGACCCAGATTAGGCAGATGGAGGTCATCATGCTCAAAGGACTCAACTTTGCTCTCGGAAAGCCCCTCTGCCTCCACTTCCTGCGTCGCAACTCAAAAGCTGCTGGG GTTGATGCTCAGAAGCACACACTTGCCAAGTACCTGATGGAGCTGACCCTCCCTGAGTATGACATGGTGAAGTACGACCCCTCGGAGATTGCCGCTGCAGCAATCTACCTCTCCATGACTCTCCTGGATCCCGACAGTCGGTGGTGCTCCAAGATGGCCCACTATAGCATGTACAGCGAAGAGCACCTGACTCCCATCGTTCGAAAGCTGGCCAAGATCGTTTGCAAGGACGACTCCACATCACAGAAGTACTCG GCTGTCAAGACAAAATATGCCAGCAATAAGTTCATGAAGATCAGCACCATCCCAGAACTAAAGTCGAGTCTAATAAAGCGACTGGCTGAGGAATCGTAG
- the LOC140230745 gene encoding coiled-coil domain-containing protein 112-like, translating into MATASKGKRSDVKTSARNGNKGQWAQKSNPDQVKKIELLREIDQLEKKVVALEREKNTHIYSKRSEFRQEYHELEEQESKTVSDRKAEKTKLSGQLSKMRNSVDKFQHQLQNVQPTPEFVEKLKETMEDIESVVNAFKDQQRKIYEELMREEKMLWQEILAVEKRFESWAQAPPITIPQTRPAAKPQPVSSARSAVSSMPPEVAAFERFLQQTGGHRGGWDEYDHGTFMRIRNKYKGRRAFMDEAAVSMPGRNITDVTAHESWYQEYSTLLQRKKEAIQKWRLVKEAQRDELMSHVGEEDDAELAKQKASDKAKKKLEEEKQERFSKLNAWKVQKELERAAEEERRMEEEYKKAKKQELERQKKIETKALVQIHIQERKEAELLRQLEEETRREAEAEEKRRAVAQERVRFLERDKKQLEGRLAKEKARVEEERRKKQRLERLKGQVEVQAKRDPTRLYQLTAGWKERKKDTSTGSNGPVLHIPHRAIPSWRAGPS; encoded by the exons ATGGCGACTGCTTcg AAAGGAAAGCGCAGTGATGTGAAAACATCTGCAAGAAATGGAAACAAGGGACAGTGGGCTCAGAAGAGCAACCCAGATCAAGTCAAGAAGATAGAGCTGCTCAGGGAAATAGATCAGCTTGAGAAAAA AGTTGTTGCCCTCGAAAGAGAAAAGAACACTCACATCTACAGCAAGCGGAGCGAATTCAGACAGGAGTACCACGAGCTGGAAGAGCAGGAGTCAAAGACTGTCAGTGACAGGAAAGCTGAGA AGACCAAGCTGTCGGGACAGTTGTCCAAAATGAGGAACAGTGTGGATAAATTCCAGCATCAACTACAGAATGTGCAGCCAACTCCAGAGT TTGTAGAAAAGCTGAAGGAAACAATGGAAGACATTGAGTCTGTGGTCAATGCATTCAAGGATCAACAGAGGAAGAT ctATGAAGAGTTGATGAGGGAGGAAAAGATGTTATGGCAGGAGATCTTGGCTGTCGAGAAGAGATTTGAATCCTGGGCCCAGGCTCCACCCATCACCATCCCCCAGACCAGGCCTGCTGCCAAGCCTCAGCCGGTCTCCTCGGCCCGCAGTGCTGTGTCATCCATGCCTCCAGAGGTGGCTGCATTTGAG AGATTCCTTCAACAGACTGGGGGTCACCGTGGAGGCTGGGACGAGTATGACCACGGGACATTCATGAGGATACGAAACAAGTATAAA GGGCGGAGAGCATTTATGGACGAGGCTGCAGTGTCGATGCCAGGCCGCAACATCACAGATGTTACCGCCCACGAGAGCTGGTACCAAGAATACTCTACGCTGCTTCAACGCAAGAAGGAAGCTATTCAGAAGTGGCGACTTGTGAAAGAG GCTCAGCGGGATGAACTAATGTCCCACGTGGGAGAGGAAGACGACGCGGAGCTGGCCAAGCAGAAAGCCTCTGACAAGGCAAAGAAGAAGCTTGAGGAAGAAAAACAGGAGAGATTCTCTAAGCTGAATGCCTGGAAG GTGCAAAAGGAATTAGAACGAGCAGCTGAAGAAGAGAGGAGAATGGAGGAGGAGTACAAAAAAGCCAAGAAGCAGGAACTTGAGAGACAGAAAAAG aTAGAGACCAAGGCTCTAGTCCAGATTCACATCCAGGAGCGGAAGGAGGCAGAGCTCTTGAGGCAGTTGGAGGAGGAGACCCGCAGGGAGGCAGAGGCGGAGGAGAAGAGGCGGGCAGTGGCCCAGGAGAGGGTGCGCTTCCTGGAGCGGGACAAGAAACAGCTGGAAGGGAGACTAGCCAAGGAGAAGGCCAGGGTGGAAGAGGAGCGACGGAAGAAGCAGAGGCTGGAGAGACTAAAGGGACAG GTGGAGGTTCAGGCGAAGAGGGATCCAACCAGGCTCTACCAGCTGACGGCCggatggaaggaaagaaaaaaagatacatcCACCGGCTCCAATGGGCCTGTGCTTCATATACCCCACAG aGCAATACCATCATGGAGGGCTGGACCTTCCTGA
- the LOC140231302 gene encoding sperm-associated antigen 8-like, translating into MATLNSARTLNNSGGRCLMENWVEERQVYETGLDSAGLTNSEGYTSNSSLPYKDGHKGILTGELEAPAEKLSTCMDSYKEPQKSKVRTVGKKKELMERALLAQVTQDIQAEVSEQPPIAEYKSVTQKDFNIDDFESVLPPPKYEHNVNTEQPITFWSEHKEKIHGVSQVKTLDTPFKKNSSFSKPIEESFDQPKPYEAEQHPWL; encoded by the exons ATGGCGACACTAAATTCGGCGAGGACCCTGAATAATTCTGGAGGACGATGTCTCATGGAAAATTGGGTGGAAGAG AGACAAGTGTACGAGACTGGATTGGACAGTGCCGGTTTAACCAACAGCGAGGGCTACACCTCAAACAGCTCACTGCCTTACAAAGATGGCCACAAGGGTATTCTGACAGGAGAGCTGGAGGCTCCAGCTGAGAAACTATCAACATGTATGGACTCCTACAAGGAACCACAGAAATCAAAAGTCAGGACAGTTG GAAAGAAAAAGGAGTTAATGGAGAGAGCCCTCCTTGCCCAGGTCACACAGGACATTCAGGCAGAGGTCAGTGAACAACCACCCATCGCCGAGTACAAGTCAGTCACGCAAAAGGACTTCAACATCGATGACTTTGAGTCGGTGCTGCCCCCACCAAAGTATGAGCACAACGTCAACACGGAGCAACCCATCACTTTCTGGAGTGAACACAAGGAGAAGATTCAT GGCGTATCCCAAGTGAAGACGCTGGATACACCCTTCAAAAAGAACTCGTCCTTCAGCAAGCCGATCGAGGAGAGCTTTGACCAGCCCAAGCCGTATGAAGCTGAGCAGCACCCGTGGTTATAA